A region of Armatimonadota bacterium DNA encodes the following proteins:
- a CDS encoding peptidylprolyl isomerase — protein sequence MGLTSLRTKFRDSSKHTWWGILSILGLALMLPIFFAGGIGGGRKPPEADQRAQAIAERDQVAATVGSEKITRGQLDDFERKYISQMSQQAPNPLMLHNLAPQALTMLEDQVMLVAAAKKQGIDVGRSELKAEIDKRVRDEAQKSGVFDLVKEQQQQMLDQMQAGYEAQSDQIKTELITKKLQDKLQKNVDVNSPLLKPEDVEINARHILIQWKGLKSAEKNPKITRTKEEAKALATKLTAEAQKDPSGFAVLAQKNSDEPGADKRAGDLGWFGKNMMVKPFWDAAYAAKVNTIVGPVESAFGYHVIKIEDRRVSQARQAQEVQKFLEAERKKVKPVIVASDLKAAEALSDYRQNMSNKDKKVVESKRNAAIAAYEAASRDRPHDSAIFGLMGTLYRDAHQNDKAIDAFQKSAAIDPSAEIHLALGEMYRTSIASAKTPDDRKRYRQEAIDEFVKAGRLDSTNIQIHQMMLMAFQQMGEKELAAQQKQWVDRANKNTATQRPPIRVGG from the coding sequence ATGGGTCTGACGAGTTTGCGGACGAAATTCAGAGATAGCAGCAAGCACACCTGGTGGGGCATACTGTCGATCTTAGGTTTGGCACTTATGCTCCCGATCTTCTTCGCGGGCGGAATCGGCGGCGGGCGAAAGCCTCCCGAGGCCGATCAGCGCGCGCAGGCGATCGCGGAACGCGATCAGGTTGCGGCGACTGTAGGGAGCGAGAAGATCACGCGGGGACAATTGGATGACTTCGAGAGAAAGTATATCTCCCAGATGTCACAGCAGGCTCCCAATCCGTTGATGCTGCACAATCTCGCGCCGCAAGCGCTGACGATGCTTGAGGACCAGGTCATGCTTGTCGCCGCGGCGAAGAAGCAGGGCATCGATGTTGGCCGCAGCGAACTGAAGGCCGAAATCGATAAACGCGTGCGGGACGAGGCACAGAAGTCTGGCGTGTTCGATCTCGTCAAGGAACAGCAGCAGCAGATGCTGGACCAGATGCAGGCCGGATATGAGGCTCAGAGCGATCAGATCAAGACGGAGCTGATCACGAAAAAACTGCAGGACAAATTGCAGAAGAACGTGGACGTCAACTCTCCGTTGCTGAAACCGGAAGACGTGGAGATCAACGCGCGCCACATCCTCATCCAGTGGAAAGGCCTGAAATCCGCCGAGAAGAACCCGAAGATCACCCGCACCAAGGAAGAGGCCAAGGCGCTGGCCACGAAGCTGACCGCGGAGGCGCAAAAGGATCCGTCCGGCTTCGCCGTCCTGGCGCAAAAGAATTCCGATGAGCCCGGCGCCGACAAACGGGCCGGCGACCTCGGCTGGTTCGGCAAGAACATGATGGTCAAGCCGTTCTGGGACGCCGCCTACGCCGCCAAAGTGAACACGATCGTGGGCCCGGTGGAGAGCGCGTTCGGTTACCACGTGATTAAGATCGAGGACCGCCGCGTTTCGCAAGCGCGACAGGCGCAGGAAGTGCAGAAATTCCTGGAGGCCGAGCGGAAGAAGGTCAAGCCGGTTATCGTGGCTTCGGACCTCAAGGCCGCGGAGGCCCTCTCGGACTACCGGCAGAACATGAGTAACAAGGACAAGAAGGTGGTCGAGTCCAAGCGCAACGCCGCCATCGCCGCTTACGAAGCCGCAAGCAGGGACCGGCCGCACGATTCCGCGATCTTCGGATTGATGGGCACTTTGTACCGTGACGCCCATCAGAATGACAAGGCTATCGACGCGTTCCAGAAATCAGCCGCCATCGATCCCAGCGCTGAGATTCACCTCGCGCTAGGGGAGATGTACCGCACCAGCATCGCATCGGCCAAGACGCCCGATGACCGGAAGCGCTATCGCCAGGAGGCGATCGACGAGTTCGTCAAAGCGGGCCGTTTGGACAGCACGAACATCCAGATTCACCAGATGATGTTGATGGCATTCCAGCAGATGGGTGAAAAGGAATTGGCCGCGCAGCAGAAGCAGTGGGTGGACCGCGCAAACAAGAATACGGCAACCCAGCGGCCTCCCATCCGCGTCGGCGGATAG